A portion of the Candidatus Hydrogenedentota bacterium genome contains these proteins:
- a CDS encoding DUF342 domain-containing protein: MTDFINTGATTKRSASGPGFDLRPSEDYMSLLLSCTLPPRNIEILVGRIRNELGDLGINTEERLAEALARFHKAVPQGPHLENVVLLEGSPPTPPIDESIRWNGNFLEKGFVIDPATGKADYRRKIADVSVIQGQLLAEIIPGQPGKNGHDVFGRVVPPRDPRPAKIHEGKNVRYNPGQRAYTSEVSGRIRFVAEVLSVDDVYKIEGNVGLRTGNIKHPGALIVTRDIQSQSEVVASGDIDVGENIEDAIVESGGNLTVQGGISFKERGSIKVAGNLHARFIRNAVIEAGGDIYVDRELNQCQIRTRGAVVVSQGRIVGGSIVALKGIETGDLGSDACIPSELTVGKDYTMESVITEKRAIVESSKTIVMKLRDAVAPLRTKRDSLSPPLKQKLAQLLEELQKRETLFAAQERELEGLFRSIHASANNHIFVHGRIYPDNLVQVGAQVKKIREGVPGPLKVALREGKLVFLKLKAGETLNNPL, from the coding sequence TTCCTGTACATTACCCCCGCGAAATATAGAGATACTGGTGGGTCGCATTCGAAACGAATTGGGCGACCTCGGCATCAATACGGAAGAGCGGCTTGCCGAGGCCCTGGCGCGCTTTCACAAGGCGGTTCCCCAGGGGCCTCATCTGGAAAACGTGGTTCTCCTGGAAGGCTCCCCACCCACGCCGCCGATCGATGAGTCCATCCGATGGAACGGCAATTTCCTGGAAAAGGGCTTCGTGATCGACCCCGCGACCGGCAAGGCGGACTATCGCCGGAAAATCGCGGATGTTTCGGTCATACAGGGCCAGTTGCTGGCGGAGATCATTCCCGGACAACCCGGTAAGAACGGTCACGACGTTTTCGGGCGCGTGGTCCCCCCCCGCGACCCGCGCCCGGCCAAAATACACGAGGGAAAGAACGTACGCTACAATCCCGGACAGCGCGCATACACTTCTGAAGTAAGCGGTCGTATTCGGTTCGTTGCCGAAGTGCTCTCCGTGGACGACGTCTACAAAATCGAAGGCAACGTGGGTCTTCGAACCGGGAATATCAAGCATCCGGGAGCCCTTATCGTCACCCGCGACATCCAGAGCCAGTCCGAGGTGGTCGCGTCCGGCGATATCGACGTAGGCGAAAACATCGAAGACGCAATCGTGGAGTCGGGCGGCAACCTGACCGTCCAGGGCGGCATATCTTTTAAAGAACGCGGCTCCATCAAGGTGGCGGGAAATCTCCACGCCCGTTTCATCCGGAACGCGGTCATCGAGGCCGGTGGCGATATCTACGTGGACCGGGAGTTGAACCAGTGCCAGATTCGCACACGGGGCGCGGTGGTCGTTTCTCAGGGGCGGATCGTGGGCGGATCCATCGTCGCGCTCAAGGGCATTGAGACCGGCGATCTCGGTAGCGACGCCTGCATTCCCTCGGAACTTACCGTAGGTAAAGACTACACGATGGAATCCGTGATTACGGAGAAACGGGCTATCGTCGAATCCTCGAAGACCATTGTCATGAAATTGCGCGATGCCGTCGCGCCACTCCGGACCAAGCGCGACTCCCTTTCGCCGCCGCTGAAGCAGAAGCTTGCCCAGTTGCTGGAAGAGCTGCAGAAGCGCGAGACCCTCTTTGCCGCGCAGGAGCGGGAGTTGGAGGGCCTGTTTCGTTCCATCCATGCCTCGGCAAACAACCACATCTTTGTACACGGTCGTATCTATCCCGACAATCTCGTTCAGGTGGGGGCCCAGGTCAAGAAGATACGGGAGGGCGTTCCCGGTCCCTTGAAGGTGGCCCTGCGGGAAGGGAAGCTGGTTTTCTTGAAGTTGAAAGCGGGCGAGACGCTGAATAATCCGCTCTGA